TGACGTCCCCTATACGGTGCTCGACATCAGGCAGCCGCTGACGATCGAAGCCTCCTCGCCGAACGGGCCCGCGCACAGGGAACTGGCGCCCGCGACGATGACGGTGGTCTACGAGTTTCCCGCGTCGCCGTCGGGCGCGCCGCCGGTGAAGCTGGTCTGGCACCAGGGGAACAGCAAGCCGCCGGGCTGGGTGCCGGAATGGGGCGGACGCTCGCAGCTGTTCATCGGCGACAACGGAATGCTGCTCGGCAACGGAAAGCTGCTGCCGGAGGAGAAATTCAAGGACTTCGAGACGCCGCCCGAAACGCTGCCGCGCTCGCCGGGTCACTGGATCGAGTGGGTGAACTACGCGAAGGGCGCCGGTCCGGTCCCGGGCTCCAACTTCCAGTATTCCGGCTGGACCACCGAAGCGAACCATCTCGGGAACGTCGCGTACCGGACGGGCAAGAAGATCGAGTGGGACTACAGGAACCTCCGGGCCAGCAACGCTCCCGAGGCGGCGCCGTTCATCAAGCGGCCGGAGTACCGCAAGGGCTGGAACGGCATCCTGAGACGCACATGACCCGCCGCGAATTCGTCACGCGAGCGCTCGCCGCGTCCGCGATGATGCCCGCGATCGCGCGGGCACACACCACCAACCCGATCCCGGTGCGCGTCGGCATGACCGACTGGAACCTCGGCCAGCGCGGCGACATCACGAAGATCGCGCTGGCGCGCGAGATTGGCCTCGACGGCATCCAGGTCAGCGTGCAGTACCCGACCGACGGGAAGACGCCAACGCTGCGCGATGCGAAGACGCAGGCGGATTTCAAGCGCGCGGCGCTCGACAACGGCATTCAGATCTGCTCGCTCGCCATCGGCAACCCGGGGAAGGCACGGCTGCCGATGCACACCAATCCCGCCTTCGCCATCCTGCTCGTCGAGGCGGTCGAGATCGCCCACAATCTCGGCACCAACAACATCCTGCTGCCGATCCTCGGGGACAGCCACATCGACGTGACGAATCAGGCACAGGTCGAGGGATTCGTCGTGATGATGAAGGAGGTCGCACGCTACGCCGAGAAGTACGGCGTGGTCGTGGCGCTCGAGGACTGGATCTCGGCCGAGGACAACATCAGGATCGTGGATGCGATCGGATCCGAGTATGTCGGCGTCTACTACGACTGCCACAACATCGTGCCGCGCGTGAAGGACATCTACGCCGAGCCGAAGCTGCTCGGGAAGCGCATCCACCAGATTCACGTGAAGAATGCCAACATGCTGCTGTCCGAGCCTGGCGGCCGGGTCGACTGGCCGCGGATGGCGCAGGAGTTCCACGACATCGGCTACCGCGGGTGGTACGTCCTCGAAACCGGTTCGCCCTCGAAGGACATCGTCGCCGACACGCGCGCCAACATCGAATACGTGAAGAAGACGTTCCGCATGCCGGCGAGTCCCGCGTGATCGGGATCCTGCGGCTGGCGGCACTGACGGCTGTCGTGAGCGCCCTGGCGGGCGCGGCGGCGAGTCACACGGACGGCCGCGAGCAGCCGCGCGGCGCCGCGCCCAGGCCGCCGAACGTCGTCATCGTGTTCGCCGACGACCTTGGCTACGCCGACATCAACAGCTTCAGTCCGGCTGATCGAAAGACCCGTCCGCGGACGCCGAACCTCGATCGCATGGCGGCCGAAGGGACGCGACTCACGAGCTTCTACGTCGCGCAGGCCGTGTGTTCGGCATCGCGCGCGGCTCTCCTCACCGGTGCCTACTCGAACCGGGTCGGCATCACCGGCGCGCTCAATCACACCGCGGCGCACGGAATCAATGCCGAAGAGCTCACCATTGCCGAGATCCTGAAGCAGCGCGGGTATGCAACGGCGATCTTCGGCAAATGGC
This genomic interval from Vicinamibacterales bacterium contains the following:
- a CDS encoding sugar phosphate isomerase/epimerase family protein, with product MTRREFVTRALAASAMMPAIARAHTTNPIPVRVGMTDWNLGQRGDITKIALAREIGLDGIQVSVQYPTDGKTPTLRDAKTQADFKRAALDNGIQICSLAIGNPGKARLPMHTNPAFAILLVEAVEIAHNLGTNNILLPILGDSHIDVTNQAQVEGFVVMMKEVARYAEKYGVVVALEDWISAEDNIRIVDAIGSEYVGVYYDCHNIVPRVKDIYAEPKLLGKRIHQIHVKNANMLLSEPGGRVDWPRMAQEFHDIGYRGWYVLETGSPSKDIVADTRANIEYVKKTFRMPASPA